A stretch of Geomonas oryzisoli DNA encodes these proteins:
- a CDS encoding 4Fe-4S dicluster domain-containing protein — MSEMSRRTFLWITGGSSIALATDAPRKLVNNLIPKVIPPEEIVPGHWTYYATTCRECPAGCGMHVANRDGRATKAEGNPEHPVNRGALCPRGQSSLQGLFDPDRVTKVLYRTGRKYRPKSWQEALDSISIRLAHGGRVALLSSLQTGAQAEVLQAFAAAFGSDRLLFYEPFNCESLRAAHQQLFGLPVIPRHDLEGSDFILSFAADFLETWGSPVRQARQFADGRAYREGAPPTRMAYLGPRLSMTASNADRFVQVAPNQLPVVAAALLRVVLERGWHRNDLGPVRPALDALFNSSPPPAVDQELLVTLARDFTAARRPVALAGPQYASGPAATDTALCVALLNYAAGALGTTVDFSRPHALSGSAREAELDLFFSSLGPQDVLFVLDANPAYSRTAAAEAMARAGMVVYLGTQLDETAELARWVLPTDYPLESWGEYQPEPGVDGLIQPVMGRIYDTRGAGDILIALARQAGRPLKTARGTTPADLQQWLKERRGFGGGGDQAERGWQAALRKGGAWQVSAPAATTAPAPHLAGFSFQAKPPPGATRPEEVELWPWASIMLYDGRPANRGWLQEAPDPVSFIVWGNWIDLHPKKAAALGIGEGDLVQLTSVSGSLRAPVRLTPEVHEQSVAIALGQGHSALGQNARGVGSNVFLLLEAVQRVGFFTPCRVSKVADDAPRPIRTALRNDQLHRDLLESVPLSALRSPPPPVEFDLPLPEGYHADRDLYPRHEHSKHRWAMVIDLQRCIGCGACAVACYAENNVPVVGPELVADGREMAWLRVPPYRVPGSTWRYAWLPLHCQHCDAAPCEPVCPVFASVHNEEGLNAQIYNRCIGTRYCSNNCPYKVRRFNWLNLEWRKPLDLQLNPEVTVRQRGVMEKCTFCVQRIRQAQYRAAREGRKLRDGEIVPACAQTCPARVFTFGDLLDPAAEVTRLTRSDPRRYHLLHELNTKPAVTFLKRVENEVV; from the coding sequence ATGTCCGAGATGTCCAGACGCACCTTCTTGTGGATCACGGGGGGCAGCAGCATTGCACTGGCGACCGACGCGCCGCGCAAGCTGGTCAACAACCTGATCCCGAAGGTGATCCCTCCGGAGGAGATCGTTCCCGGCCACTGGACCTATTACGCCACGACCTGCCGCGAATGCCCCGCCGGCTGCGGCATGCACGTCGCCAACCGCGACGGCCGCGCCACCAAGGCGGAGGGGAACCCCGAGCACCCGGTGAACCGGGGCGCGCTCTGCCCGCGCGGGCAGTCCTCGCTGCAGGGGCTTTTCGACCCCGACCGGGTCACCAAGGTGCTCTACCGCACCGGGAGAAAGTACCGGCCCAAGAGCTGGCAGGAGGCTCTCGACTCCATCTCCATCCGGCTGGCCCACGGCGGTAGGGTGGCACTGCTTTCCAGCCTGCAGACCGGGGCGCAGGCGGAGGTGCTGCAGGCATTTGCCGCCGCCTTCGGCTCGGACCGGCTCCTCTTCTACGAGCCCTTCAACTGCGAATCCCTCCGCGCGGCGCACCAGCAGCTCTTCGGTCTCCCGGTAATCCCCCGCCACGACCTGGAAGGGAGCGACTTCATCCTCAGTTTCGCCGCCGACTTCCTGGAGACCTGGGGCTCGCCGGTCCGCCAGGCCCGGCAGTTTGCCGACGGCCGCGCCTACCGTGAGGGGGCACCCCCGACCCGCATGGCCTACCTGGGGCCGCGCCTCTCCATGACCGCGAGCAACGCGGACCGTTTCGTCCAGGTTGCCCCGAACCAGCTCCCGGTCGTGGCGGCGGCCCTGCTCAGGGTGGTCCTGGAGCGGGGATGGCACCGGAACGACCTCGGGCCGGTCCGACCGGCGCTGGACGCCCTGTTCAACTCCTCCCCTCCCCCCGCCGTCGACCAGGAGCTCCTGGTCACGCTGGCCCGCGACTTCACCGCAGCACGCCGCCCCGTCGCCCTGGCCGGTCCGCAGTATGCCTCGGGCCCGGCGGCCACCGACACCGCCCTCTGCGTCGCCCTGCTCAACTACGCCGCGGGTGCGCTCGGCACCACCGTCGATTTCTCCCGTCCCCACGCCCTGAGCGGAAGCGCCCGCGAGGCTGAGCTGGACCTGTTCTTTTCCTCGCTGGGGCCGCAGGACGTACTCTTCGTGCTCGACGCGAACCCCGCCTACAGCAGGACCGCAGCGGCGGAAGCGATGGCGCGGGCCGGGATGGTGGTGTACCTCGGAACACAGCTGGACGAGACCGCGGAACTGGCACGCTGGGTGCTCCCGACCGACTACCCGCTGGAATCGTGGGGCGAGTACCAGCCGGAACCGGGGGTGGACGGCCTGATACAGCCGGTGATGGGACGCATCTACGACACCCGCGGCGCCGGCGACATCCTCATTGCCCTGGCCCGGCAGGCGGGGCGGCCGCTGAAGACGGCACGGGGCACCACACCTGCCGACCTGCAGCAGTGGCTCAAGGAACGGCGTGGTTTCGGCGGGGGAGGCGACCAGGCGGAACGAGGCTGGCAGGCGGCGCTCAGGAAGGGGGGAGCCTGGCAGGTGTCCGCTCCGGCTGCGACGACGGCACCCGCCCCCCATCTGGCCGGGTTCTCCTTCCAGGCCAAACCTCCTCCTGGGGCGACGCGCCCGGAGGAGGTGGAGCTCTGGCCCTGGGCCTCCATCATGCTGTACGACGGACGTCCGGCCAACCGGGGCTGGCTGCAGGAGGCGCCCGACCCGGTGAGCTTCATCGTCTGGGGCAACTGGATCGACCTGCACCCGAAGAAGGCCGCCGCCCTCGGCATCGGGGAGGGTGACCTGGTACAGCTCACCAGCGTCTCCGGATCGCTGCGGGCGCCGGTCCGCCTGACCCCGGAGGTGCACGAGCAGAGCGTGGCCATCGCGCTGGGCCAGGGGCACAGTGCCCTGGGCCAGAACGCGAGGGGGGTCGGCTCCAACGTCTTTCTCCTGCTCGAGGCCGTCCAGCGGGTCGGGTTCTTCACCCCCTGCCGGGTCAGCAAGGTCGCCGACGACGCCCCCCGCCCCATCCGCACCGCGCTGCGCAACGACCAGTTGCACCGCGACCTGCTCGAGTCGGTGCCGCTGTCGGCGCTGCGCTCCCCGCCCCCCCCGGTCGAGTTCGACCTTCCGCTCCCCGAGGGCTATCACGCGGACCGCGACCTCTACCCCAGGCATGAGCACTCCAAGCACCGCTGGGCCATGGTGATCGACCTGCAGCGCTGCATCGGCTGCGGCGCCTGCGCCGTCGCCTGCTATGCCGAAAACAACGTCCCGGTGGTCGGCCCGGAGCTGGTGGCGGACGGGCGGGAGATGGCATGGCTGCGCGTCCCTCCCTACCGCGTCCCCGGCAGTACCTGGCGCTACGCGTGGCTCCCGCTGCACTGCCAGCACTGCGACGCCGCCCCCTGCGAGCCGGTCTGCCCGGTCTTCGCCTCGGTGCACAACGAGGAGGGGCTGAACGCGCAGATCTACAATCGCTGCATCGGCACCCGCTACTGTTCCAACAACTGCCCCTACAAGGTGCGGCGCTTCAACTGGTTGAACCTGGAGTGGAGAAAGCCGCTGGACCTGCAGTTGAACCCGGAGGTGACCGTACGCCAGCGCGGCGTGATGGAAAAGTGCACCTTTTGCGTCCAGCGCATCCGCCAGGCGCAGTACCGCGCCGCGCGGGAGGGGCGCAAACTGCGGGACGGCGAAATCGTTCCCGCCTGCGCCCAGACCTGCCCGGCCCGCGTCTTCACCTTCGGCGACCTCCTCGACCCCGCCGCGGAGGTGACCCGGCTCACCCGCAGCGACCCGCGCCGCTACCACCTGCTCCACGAGCTGAACACGAAGCCCGCCGTGACCTTCCTGAAGCGGGTGGAAAACGAGGTGGTCTGA
- a CDS encoding quinol:electron acceptor oxidoreductase subunit ActD codes for MPPSYGQINDDVLNAMQKPGYAFYLAVVSLAGLVGLAALALMYQVQAGMGVTGLNRPVGWAVYITNFVFWVGIAHSGTLISAILYLLRAKWRDAVSRSAEAMTIFAVMTAGLFPLIHLGRLWAFYYIIPYPSQRQIWPNFVSPLVWDVLAVSTYFTVSLIFWYIGLIPDLAAARDRYRTELGPEHLKSRIYRALSVGWSGSGSQWHHYGRSYLFFAALATPLVVSVHSVVSWDFAMSLLPGWHSAIFPPYFVAGAIHSGLAMVLTLLIPMRKLLHLERLIEMHHFEMLAKTIILTATIVGYAYAVEGFIAWYSGDLVEWQNYQWRLFGPVAWMYWLCVVCNVLVPWLFVFRRLRTHYLPLFVISLLVNVGMWYERLMIIYTSQAHDFLPHNFGRYLPTWVELVITAGSFGFFFLFFVLFTRGLPTVPLSELKGQIAEEEVPQTQLCLNRVSQRLPQHRSTVLAVFSHAGSLVSATKLCCDGGFEIMETFSPVKIEQLSEVLKLKKSPVRLFTLAGAVSGLLGGFWLAGGTALVNRLTVGGKPPLSWIPFCVVGFEGTILIGSLANLLGLALLARLFRLETRPLYDPRFSRDKFGLLVSCGPDQVELLKERLAPARPEEFHVHQ; via the coding sequence GTGCCGCCAAGCTACGGCCAAATCAACGACGACGTCCTCAATGCCATGCAGAAGCCGGGCTACGCCTTCTACCTGGCGGTGGTCTCCCTGGCCGGGCTGGTGGGACTGGCGGCGCTCGCGCTGATGTACCAGGTCCAGGCGGGGATGGGGGTGACCGGGCTGAACCGCCCCGTCGGCTGGGCGGTCTACATCACGAACTTCGTCTTCTGGGTCGGTATCGCGCATTCCGGAACCCTGATCTCGGCGATCCTGTACCTCCTGCGCGCCAAGTGGCGCGACGCGGTGTCGCGCTCGGCCGAGGCGATGACCATCTTCGCGGTCATGACCGCGGGGCTCTTCCCGCTCATCCACCTGGGAAGGCTCTGGGCTTTCTACTACATCATCCCCTACCCGTCGCAGCGCCAGATCTGGCCGAACTTCGTGAGTCCCCTGGTCTGGGACGTGCTGGCGGTGTCGACCTACTTCACGGTGAGCCTCATCTTCTGGTACATCGGCCTGATCCCCGACCTCGCGGCGGCGCGGGACCGTTACCGGACTGAGCTGGGCCCGGAGCACCTGAAAAGCAGGATCTACCGCGCCCTCTCCGTGGGGTGGTCCGGCTCCGGGAGCCAGTGGCACCACTACGGCCGCTCCTACCTCTTCTTCGCCGCCCTGGCCACCCCGCTGGTGGTCTCGGTGCACTCGGTGGTCTCCTGGGACTTCGCCATGAGCCTTCTGCCGGGGTGGCACAGCGCCATCTTCCCCCCCTACTTCGTGGCCGGCGCCATCCATTCCGGGCTCGCCATGGTGCTCACCCTGCTGATCCCGATGCGGAAGTTATTGCACCTCGAGCGACTGATCGAGATGCACCACTTCGAGATGCTGGCCAAGACCATCATCCTCACCGCCACCATCGTCGGCTACGCCTACGCCGTCGAGGGGTTCATCGCCTGGTACTCCGGCGACCTGGTCGAGTGGCAAAACTACCAGTGGCGCCTGTTCGGGCCCGTGGCCTGGATGTACTGGCTCTGCGTGGTCTGCAACGTGCTGGTTCCCTGGCTCTTCGTCTTCAGGCGCCTGCGCACGCACTACCTGCCGCTCTTCGTCATCTCGCTATTGGTCAACGTCGGCATGTGGTACGAGAGGCTGATGATCATCTACACCTCCCAGGCGCATGACTTTCTCCCCCATAACTTCGGGCGCTACCTCCCCACCTGGGTGGAACTGGTGATCACCGCCGGCTCCTTCGGCTTCTTCTTCCTCTTCTTCGTCCTCTTCACGAGGGGGCTCCCCACCGTTCCGCTGAGCGAGTTGAAGGGGCAGATCGCCGAGGAGGAGGTGCCACAGACGCAACTGTGCCTGAACCGGGTCAGCCAGAGGCTGCCGCAACACCGTTCCACGGTCCTCGCCGTCTTCTCCCATGCCGGCAGCCTGGTCAGCGCCACCAAGCTCTGCTGCGACGGCGGCTTCGAGATCATGGAAACCTTCTCGCCGGTCAAGATCGAGCAGCTTTCCGAGGTGCTGAAGCTTAAGAAGAGCCCGGTGCGGCTCTTCACCCTGGCGGGCGCCGTCTCCGGCCTTCTCGGCGGCTTCTGGCTGGCCGGCGGCACCGCGCTGGTGAACCGGCTCACCGTCGGGGGAAAGCCTCCCCTGTCCTGGATCCCCTTCTGCGTGGTCGGCTTCGAGGGGACCATCCTCATCGGGAGCCTGGCGAACCTCCTGGGGCTCGCGCTTTTGGCCCGCCTGTTCCGCCTGGAGACGCGTCCTTTGTACGACCCGCGCTTCTCGCGCGACAAGTTCGGCCTGCTGGTGAGCTGCGGGCCCGACCAGGTCGAACTGCTGAAGGAGCGGCTCGCGCCTGCCCGACCGGAGGAATTCCATGTCCACCAGTGA
- a CDS encoding thiamine pyrophosphate-requiring protein codes for MTTASDYLVQRLYDWGVRKVYGYPGDGINGVMGALNREKEKVAFIQTRHEEEAAFMACAHAKFTGEVGVCIATSGPGAIHLLNGLYDAKLDHQPVVAIVGQQPTMALGADFQQEVDLISLYKDVAHHYVHMASSAEQIRQLVDRAIRIALAERTVTCVILPSDVQEMDAVPSPVRKHGSTFTGLGFTRPDITPARDELRRAADVLNAGKKVAILVGAGALGATEEVAIAAEKLGAGVAKALLGKAVLPDTLPYVTGSIGLLGTKPSWEMMKECDTLLMIGSGFPYSEFLPKEGQARGVQIDISPRMLGLRYPMEVNLQGDARLTLRALIPLLEQKQDRGWRDDIEKGVNEWWEVLEARAKLEAKPINPQRLFWELSPLLPDNCILTCDSGSAANWYARDLKMRAGMMASLSGGLATMCPGVPYAVAAKMNYPDRPVIAMVGDGAMQMQGINGLVNIAKYWKEWSNPRLVVLVLNNGDLNQVTWEQRVMNGDAKFSASQDIPEFPYAGYAEMLGLDGIRLEDPEQISAAWRTALSANRPVVIDARCDPDVPPLPPHITFEQAKGFLSSLFKGDPNLGGIMTQSAKQMMSTLLTRSEK; via the coding sequence ATGACAACTGCCAGCGATTACCTGGTGCAAAGGCTTTACGACTGGGGGGTGCGCAAGGTCTACGGCTACCCGGGCGACGGCATCAACGGCGTGATGGGCGCCTTGAACCGGGAAAAGGAGAAGGTCGCCTTTATCCAGACCCGGCACGAGGAGGAGGCCGCTTTCATGGCCTGCGCGCACGCGAAGTTCACCGGCGAGGTCGGGGTCTGCATCGCCACCTCCGGGCCGGGCGCCATCCATCTGTTGAACGGGCTCTATGACGCGAAGCTCGACCACCAACCGGTGGTCGCCATCGTGGGACAGCAGCCCACCATGGCGCTCGGGGCGGACTTTCAGCAGGAGGTCGATCTCATTTCCTTGTACAAGGACGTGGCCCACCACTACGTGCACATGGCGAGCAGCGCCGAACAGATCAGGCAACTGGTCGACCGCGCCATCCGTATAGCCCTGGCTGAGCGGACCGTCACCTGCGTCATCCTTCCCAGCGACGTGCAGGAGATGGATGCGGTCCCCTCGCCGGTGCGCAAGCATGGTTCCACCTTCACCGGGCTCGGCTTCACCCGCCCTGACATCACCCCTGCCCGCGACGAGCTCAGGCGCGCCGCGGACGTCTTGAACGCCGGCAAGAAGGTGGCCATCCTGGTGGGGGCCGGCGCGCTCGGCGCAACTGAGGAGGTCGCCATAGCGGCCGAGAAGCTGGGGGCGGGGGTGGCCAAGGCGCTTTTGGGCAAGGCGGTGCTGCCGGACACCCTCCCGTACGTCACCGGTTCCATAGGGCTTTTGGGTACCAAGCCGAGCTGGGAGATGATGAAGGAGTGCGACACCCTGCTCATGATCGGCAGCGGCTTCCCCTATTCGGAGTTCCTGCCCAAGGAGGGGCAGGCGCGCGGGGTCCAGATCGATATCAGTCCGAGGATGCTGGGGCTGCGCTATCCCATGGAGGTGAACCTGCAGGGGGACGCGAGGCTCACCCTGCGGGCGTTGATCCCGCTGCTGGAGCAGAAGCAGGACCGGGGGTGGCGCGATGACATCGAGAAAGGGGTCAACGAGTGGTGGGAGGTGCTGGAGGCGCGCGCCAAGCTCGAGGCGAAGCCGATCAACCCGCAGCGCCTGTTCTGGGAGCTCTCCCCCCTGCTCCCGGACAACTGCATCCTGACCTGTGATTCGGGGTCGGCCGCCAACTGGTACGCGCGCGACCTCAAGATGAGGGCCGGCATGATGGCATCCCTGTCGGGCGGCCTGGCCACCATGTGCCCCGGGGTTCCTTACGCCGTCGCAGCCAAGATGAACTATCCGGACCGGCCGGTGATCGCCATGGTGGGAGACGGCGCCATGCAGATGCAGGGGATCAACGGGCTGGTGAACATCGCCAAGTACTGGAAGGAGTGGAGCAACCCGCGCCTGGTGGTCCTGGTCCTGAACAACGGAGACCTGAACCAGGTGACCTGGGAGCAGCGCGTCATGAACGGGGACGCGAAGTTCAGCGCGTCGCAGGACATTCCGGAATTCCCCTACGCGGGATACGCCGAGATGCTCGGCCTGGACGGGATCAGGTTGGAGGATCCGGAGCAGATCAGCGCGGCCTGGAGGACGGCGCTCTCGGCGAACCGGCCGGTGGTGATCGATGCGCGCTGCGACCCGGACGTGCCGCCGCTGCCGCCGCACATCACCTTCGAGCAGGCCAAGGGGTTCCTCTCCTCGCTCTTCAAGGGGGATCCGAACCTCGGCGGCATCATGACGCAGTCGGCCAAGCAGATGATGTCGACGCTGTTGACCAGGAGCGAGAAGTAG
- a CDS encoding cbb3-type cytochrome c oxidase subunit I, with product MADFIHKPQSAALAFMVAGAVWFVVGAVYGMFSAIHLVAPEFLPHVAALVFGRERPVHINTMLYGFTGTMLIGSGLYYLPALLRTRLWSEPLAWVAFLFWNLTVLSGPVGFAFGLTQGREYNEYVWLADVSLVIAVACLIVDTGLTIAQRREPQLYVSVWYFMAALLWTACNYPLGNVMWHPSTGAMPGLIDSLFLWFWGHNLPGLLITPLATGAAYYVIPRVTRTPLNSHTLSLLGFWFLIALYSHIGGHHVLQSPIPNWLKTVSVVDSISMILPVSIVVINLWLTARGFGGRVWSDPSARLVMGGIVWYIITCIQGPLQSLPFLQRVTHFNNWTVGHAHIAMLGFGGYIALGAMWHVLPLVSGRPVYSQKLVNLQFGLITLGLTGFFLVLTMAGLVQGSAWHNGETVLRVLPEIAPFMVLRAALGIFILTGSLVGLFNLYMTLRPVPEPELLRRAEEAA from the coding sequence ATGGCCGACTTCATCCACAAACCACAGAGCGCGGCGCTCGCCTTCATGGTCGCGGGGGCGGTCTGGTTCGTGGTGGGCGCCGTGTACGGCATGTTCTCCGCCATCCACCTGGTGGCGCCGGAGTTCCTGCCCCACGTGGCGGCGCTGGTGTTCGGACGGGAACGCCCGGTCCACATCAACACCATGCTCTACGGCTTCACCGGCACCATGCTGATCGGCTCGGGCCTCTACTACCTCCCGGCCCTCTTGCGAACGAGGCTCTGGTCCGAACCGCTCGCCTGGGTCGCCTTCCTCTTCTGGAACCTGACCGTGCTGAGCGGCCCGGTGGGATTCGCCTTCGGGCTCACCCAGGGGCGCGAGTACAACGAATACGTCTGGCTCGCCGACGTCTCGCTGGTCATAGCCGTCGCCTGCCTCATCGTCGACACGGGCCTCACCATCGCGCAGCGCCGGGAGCCGCAGCTCTACGTCTCCGTCTGGTATTTCATGGCCGCGCTCCTTTGGACCGCCTGCAACTACCCGCTGGGAAACGTGATGTGGCATCCCTCCACCGGTGCCATGCCCGGGCTGATCGACTCGCTCTTTCTCTGGTTTTGGGGGCATAACCTCCCGGGACTCCTGATCACGCCCCTTGCCACCGGCGCCGCCTACTACGTGATCCCCCGGGTGACCCGGACGCCGCTCAACTCGCACACCCTGTCGCTTCTGGGCTTCTGGTTCCTGATCGCCCTCTACAGCCACATCGGCGGGCACCACGTGCTGCAATCCCCCATCCCGAACTGGCTGAAGACGGTTTCCGTGGTCGATTCCATCTCGATGATACTGCCGGTCTCCATCGTGGTGATCAACCTCTGGCTCACCGCGCGCGGCTTCGGCGGCAGGGTCTGGAGCGACCCCTCCGCCCGGCTGGTGATGGGGGGGATCGTCTGGTACATCATCACCTGCATCCAGGGGCCGCTGCAGTCGCTTCCCTTCCTGCAGCGGGTGACCCACTTCAACAACTGGACCGTCGGGCACGCCCACATCGCCATGCTCGGCTTCGGCGGCTACATCGCCCTGGGCGCCATGTGGCACGTGCTCCCCCTGGTGAGCGGGCGTCCGGTCTATTCCCAGAAGCTGGTCAACCTTCAGTTCGGACTGATCACCCTGGGGCTCACCGGCTTCTTCCTGGTGCTGACCATGGCGGGGCTGGTGCAGGGGAGCGCCTGGCACAACGGGGAGACGGTGCTGCGGGTGCTCCCCGAAATCGCCCCTTTCATGGTGCTGCGGGCCGCGCTGGGCATCTTCATCCTGACCGGTTCGCTGGTCGGGCTTTTCAACCTGTACATGACCCTGCGCCCGGTGCCCGAGCCCGAGCTGCTCAGGCGGGCGGAGGAGGCGGCATGA
- a CDS encoding cbb3-type cytochrome c oxidase subunit II, with product MKMTPAVLIVGALMVFWASTFIIVGLPSMTMKDYPSDIWRPLSPLEREGHRLYVRNGCSYCHSQFIRVSDWDIGAERIARAGDYAGIEPAILGSERTGPDLSQEGGEHSDDWNIAHFTNPRYTTPVSVMPAWDFLTVREIQALAAYVQALGGKDADLRHKRQRDWKRQAQVAYAGGVDRNIEWLHAQVPEVWRRMPNPYPATQAALQRGKRIYQQLCINCHSPIGDGNGPAQPFLGPPPLNFTILRRHLVENRYIGGIFYYQIMNGITGTAMPYFKKHLESEKIWDLANYLAVSFLGYTDANTEPRGIDASYEGNWQNPYPPPAVQESP from the coding sequence ATGAAGATGACCCCGGCCGTTCTCATCGTCGGCGCGCTCATGGTCTTCTGGGCCTCAACCTTCATCATCGTGGGATTGCCCTCCATGACCATGAAGGACTACCCCTCGGACATCTGGCGGCCGCTCTCGCCGCTGGAGCGCGAGGGGCACCGGCTCTACGTGAGAAACGGCTGCAGCTACTGCCACTCCCAGTTCATCCGGGTCAGCGACTGGGACATCGGGGCGGAGCGGATCGCCCGGGCCGGCGACTACGCCGGCATCGAGCCGGCCATCCTGGGAAGCGAGCGCACCGGCCCGGACCTCTCCCAGGAGGGGGGGGAACACAGCGACGACTGGAACATCGCCCACTTCACCAACCCGCGCTACACCACCCCCGTATCGGTGATGCCCGCCTGGGACTTCCTGACCGTCCGCGAGATCCAGGCGCTGGCGGCCTACGTCCAGGCACTGGGGGGAAAGGACGCGGACCTCAGGCACAAGCGCCAGCGCGACTGGAAGCGGCAGGCGCAGGTGGCCTACGCGGGGGGCGTCGACCGCAACATCGAGTGGCTGCACGCGCAGGTGCCCGAGGTCTGGCGCCGGATGCCCAACCCCTACCCGGCCACCCAGGCGGCGCTGCAGCGCGGCAAAAGGATCTACCAGCAGCTGTGCATCAACTGCCACAGCCCCATCGGTGACGGCAACGGCCCGGCGCAGCCCTTCCTGGGTCCGCCCCCGCTGAACTTCACCATTCTCAGGCGCCACCTGGTGGAGAACCGGTACATCGGCGGGATCTTCTACTACCAGATCATGAACGGCATCACCGGCACCGCCATGCCCTACTTCAAGAAGCACCTGGAGAGCGAGAAGATCTGGGACCTGGCCAACTACCTGGCGGTGTCGTTCCTCGGATACACCGACGCCAACACCGAGCCCCGCGGCATCGACGCCTCCTACGAGGGGAACTGGCAGAACCCGTACCCGCCGCCGGCCGTGCAGGAGTCGCCCTAG
- a CDS encoding cytochrome c3 family protein, producing MTAAAGKGIPAGSGGTPHKTGPPWGNVAAAVVVLCAAAAALVYLDRLYPVGLGPRQPIPFSHRVHAGIKQISCFMCHDSATRSSRAGIPPLQTCLLCHARIIRTYPYIARLRELVALNQPVVWQRVNWVPEFVYFDHSMHLRRGVDCGHCHGDIRHMDRVAGAVKFEMGFCIQCHRDNRVTHDCFVCHR from the coding sequence ATGACGGCGGCAGCCGGCAAAGGGATTCCGGCGGGAAGCGGCGGCACACCGCACAAAACGGGGCCGCCCTGGGGCAATGTCGCCGCGGCAGTGGTCGTCCTGTGCGCCGCGGCAGCGGCGCTCGTCTACCTGGACCGGCTCTACCCGGTGGGACTCGGCCCACGCCAGCCCATCCCGTTCAGCCACCGGGTGCACGCCGGAATCAAGCAGATCAGCTGCTTCATGTGTCACGACAGCGCCACCCGTTCGTCGCGGGCCGGCATACCGCCGCTGCAGACCTGCCTGCTCTGCCACGCCCGCATCATCCGCACCTACCCGTACATCGCCCGGCTGCGGGAGCTGGTGGCCCTGAACCAGCCGGTGGTCTGGCAGCGGGTGAACTGGGTGCCGGAGTTCGTCTATTTCGATCACTCCATGCACCTGCGGCGCGGCGTCGACTGCGGCCACTGCCACGGCGACATCCGGCACATGGACCGGGTGGCGGGGGCGGTGAAGTTCGAGATGGGCTTTTGCATCCAGTGCCACCGGGACAACCGGGTCACCCACGACTGCTTCGTCTGCCACAGGTGA
- the ccoS gene encoding cbb3-type cytochrome oxidase assembly protein CcoS yields MQSPLETPAFLLIWMCLPLLMCAALIVFFVWGVRSGQFADQERARYLALDSGIPEGDETGE; encoded by the coding sequence ATGCAGAGCCCCCTGGAAACACCCGCCTTTTTGCTGATCTGGATGTGCCTGCCGCTATTGATGTGCGCCGCGCTGATCGTCTTCTTCGTGTGGGGTGTGCGGTCGGGGCAGTTCGCCGACCAGGAGCGGGCCCGCTACCTGGCGCTGGACAGCGGCATTCCGGAGGGGGACGAAACGGGCGAATGA